From the genome of Halobacterium sp. CBA1132, one region includes:
- a CDS encoding helix-turn-helix domain-containing protein, with translation MPVPVDELIDDEPFPVTPDTSEYEALSFLVRHHNYGFSPREIADRTDINESSLAKTMTRLNEKDLVERADGVYYVDPGRVETIKARLTSVDAAVRLFEAAPDDDAYAEDGWEEHVPTIDPTEGADPRERTSRKSGEERADVILEELEHTEQ, from the coding sequence ATGCCAGTCCCCGTCGACGAGCTCATCGACGATGAGCCTTTCCCGGTCACACCGGACACCAGCGAGTACGAAGCCCTCAGTTTTCTCGTCAGGCATCACAACTACGGATTTTCGCCACGCGAAATTGCAGATCGGACTGACATCAACGAGTCCAGCCTAGCGAAGACGATGACTCGCCTCAACGAGAAAGACCTTGTCGAGCGTGCTGACGGAGTCTACTACGTTGACCCAGGTCGGGTTGAGACAATCAAGGCACGTCTCACGTCGGTTGACGCCGCTGTGAGACTCTTCGAGGCGGCACCTGACGACGACGCCTACGCAGAAGACGGCTGGGAAGAACACGTCCCAACTATCGATCCGACGGAGGGTGCCGACCCTAGGGAACGTACGTCTCGTAAATCAGGTGAGGAACGGGCAGACGTTATTCTTGAGGAACTCGAACACACAGAGCAATAA
- a CDS encoding PIN domain-containing protein, with protein sequence MYVETDFLTALLKDDDWLQEAAIRALNERDDIHTSILAYAEVLVLFYDRDTAEYEIDAPRAITNLLELVPIVPKEHEDAVLAAAAFLDEYELTPFDALHAGLVTTGEERVLSTEQDYDTVGLDRTPLESAFSE encoded by the coding sequence GTGTACGTCGAAACTGACTTTCTCACAGCGTTGCTAAAGGATGATGACTGGCTTCAGGAGGCCGCAATCCGCGCTCTCAACGAGCGCGATGACATTCACACATCGATACTCGCATATGCCGAGGTGCTGGTGTTGTTCTACGACCGTGACACTGCCGAGTATGAGATCGACGCGCCGCGGGCGATCACTAACCTGCTCGAACTAGTTCCAATCGTGCCGAAAGAACACGAAGACGCGGTTCTGGCGGCCGCAGCGTTCCTCGATGAGTACGAACTCACACCATTCGATGCACTTCATGCCGGACTCGTCACAACTGGCGAGGAGCGCGTTCTTTCGACCGAGCAGGATTACGACACTGTCGGCCTCGACCGCACACCCTTGGAATCCGCATTTTCGGAGTGA
- a CDS encoding TATA-box-binding protein encodes MSTLAETIRIENVVASSDIGQELALDQLATDLSGAEYNPDDFPGVVYRLDTPKSATLIFASGKVVCTGAQSIDDVHNALNIVFEDLRALGIDVASNPPIDVQNVVSSANLEQSLNLNAIAIGLGLEQIEYEPEQFPGLVYRLDDPDVVVLLFGSGKLVITGGTQTEDAEQALSHVHDRLTELGLLE; translated from the coding sequence ATGAGCACTCTCGCTGAGACAATTCGAATCGAGAACGTTGTTGCCTCCAGTGATATTGGCCAAGAACTGGCACTCGACCAACTCGCAACTGATCTCTCCGGCGCCGAGTACAATCCCGACGATTTCCCTGGTGTCGTCTACCGACTTGATACCCCCAAATCAGCCACGCTCATCTTCGCGTCGGGGAAAGTCGTCTGCACCGGCGCCCAAAGCATCGACGATGTCCACAACGCCCTCAACATCGTCTTCGAGGATCTTCGCGCGCTCGGTATCGACGTCGCCAGCAATCCACCAATTGACGTCCAGAATGTCGTTTCCAGCGCCAACCTAGAGCAATCGTTGAACTTGAACGCAATCGCGATTGGGCTGGGCTTAGAGCAAATCGAGTACGAACCTGAGCAGTTCCCCGGGCTCGTCTACCGGCTTGACGACCCAGATGTCGTTGTTCTCCTGTTCGGTAGTGGTAAACTTGTCATCACAGGTGGAACCCAGACAGAGGATGCCGAGCAAGCACTGAGCCACGTTCACGATCGGCTCACCGAACTCGGCCTCCTTGAGTAA
- a CDS encoding DNA-binding protein produces the protein MADLIVKAAVKEELSENNVAADSYDALNEEVAELLEDAAERAEANDRKTVQPRDL, from the coding sequence ATGGCTGACCTAATCGTCAAAGCGGCCGTGAAAGAAGAACTGTCCGAGAACAACGTCGCTGCGGACTCCTACGACGCGCTCAACGAGGAAGTCGCGGAACTTCTCGAAGACGCCGCCGAGCGTGCCGAAGCCAACGATCGAAAGACCGTCCAGCCCCGCGATCTGTAG
- a CDS encoding universal stress protein, which produces MIALRHSEPAETIVEYADDNEINVRVFGAKHHLEAYRALLGSITGRVIRLTDRPAIVVQAEADE; this is translated from the coding sequence GTGATTGCTCTCCGTCACAGCGAGCCGGCGGAGACCATCGTTGAGTACGCCGACGACAACGAAATCAACGTACGCGTATTCGGAGCGAAGCACCACCTGGAGGCGTACCGAGCGCTCCTTGGAAGCATCACTGGCCGCGTAATTCGGCTGACCGATCGTCCCGCTATTGTCGTCCAGGCTGAGGCCGACGAGTAG
- a CDS encoding type IV pilin: MKKISFDIPDLDMDDRGVSPVIGVILMVAITVILAAVIASFVLGFGDSVSENVQAGADISQTNDGNASVTWISEGNADHLNVSVSDTAEVSWDGENTDVTNIELQQVGDTAKLVDDTTDGDEHTVTVTVTAVGSGGSRTVVTQEEVTIAADN; the protein is encoded by the coding sequence ATGAAAAAAATTAGCTTCGACATTCCCGACCTAGATATGGATGACCGTGGGGTCTCACCAGTTATCGGCGTGATACTTATGGTCGCTATCACCGTCATTCTCGCCGCCGTCATCGCCAGCTTCGTACTCGGCTTCGGCGACTCAGTGAGCGAGAACGTCCAGGCTGGTGCGGACATCAGTCAAACCAACGACGGTAATGCCAGCGTTACGTGGATTAGCGAAGGCAACGCGGACCACCTGAACGTGTCCGTGTCAGATACCGCAGAGGTTAGTTGGGACGGGGAAAATACTGATGTCACCAATATCGAGCTTCAACAAGTTGGAGATACAGCCAAGCTCGTCGATGACACCACCGATGGCGACGAACACACCGTAACGGTGACTGTCACCGCCGTTGGCAGTGGCGGCTCGCGAACCGTCGTCACGCAGGAAGAAGTCACAATCGCGGCTGACAACTAA
- a CDS encoding winged helix-turn-helix domain-containing protein — translation MTPKTQTETYAEGHALTNLFGESAKTKIIAALLSESDVDLNVTDIADLAGLHRTTVYDHIDDLEALGVIEQTRTVSGSPMYNINRDSDVTEDIAQLHWDLIGVIMRGDCHTISPNYRK, via the coding sequence ATGACCCCGAAAACACAGACCGAAACCTACGCTGAAGGCCACGCACTCACAAACCTCTTCGGAGAATCGGCCAAGACCAAAATCATCGCGGCGCTGCTCAGCGAGAGCGACGTCGACCTGAACGTCACCGATATCGCTGACCTCGCCGGCCTCCACCGCACCACCGTCTACGACCACATCGACGACCTCGAAGCCCTCGGCGTCATCGAACAGACCCGGACGGTCAGCGGCAGCCCGATGTACAACATCAATCGGGACAGCGACGTCACAGAAGACATCGCACAGCTCCACTGGGACCTCATCGGCGTTATTATGCGGGGGGACTGCCACACTATATCTCCCAACTACAGGAAGTAA
- a CDS encoding DUF6516 family protein, producing the protein MAQEPLFQYTHVEAGLVENVVLRPTDATETYPSGWKYTLHLGTLDDLTLVRYDNSHEDTKGHEHHTAAGDVDDIEFPGMEDRLVEFWASADQYWDTVGGDPPRPY; encoded by the coding sequence ATGGCCCAAGAGCCGCTCTTCCAGTACACGCACGTCGAAGCCGGCCTCGTCGAAAACGTCGTCCTCCGGCCGACCGACGCCACCGAAACGTACCCCTCAGGCTGGAAGTACACGCTCCACCTGGGCACCCTCGACGACCTGACGCTCGTCCGCTACGACAACTCCCACGAGGACACCAAAGGTCACGAGCACCACACCGCAGCCGGCGACGTCGACGACATCGAATTCCCCGGAATGGAAGATCGGCTCGTCGAGTTCTGGGCAAGCGCAGACCAGTACTGGGACACCGTCGGCGGCGACCCACCCCGACCGTACTAA
- a CDS encoding antibiotic biosynthesis monooxygenase, translating into MYLVTFRLDPGEYDEEFHELNDAIQAAAEDTEGYLGKRTWHAPESEEVLVAYYWRSLDALEMFGAYSEHEEAKRRWTEWYDAYEVTVTEVLESYGSGFGDDADPPA; encoded by the coding sequence ATGTATCTCGTTACGTTTCGTCTTGACCCGGGGGAGTACGACGAGGAGTTTCACGAGCTTAATGATGCGATACAGGCGGCTGCTGAGGATACGGAGGGCTATCTTGGGAAGCGGACGTGGCATGCTCCGGAGAGTGAGGAGGTTCTCGTCGCGTACTACTGGAGGTCGTTAGACGCGCTTGAGATGTTTGGCGCGTATTCAGAGCATGAAGAGGCGAAACGGCGGTGGACAGAGTGGTACGATGCCTACGAGGTCACCGTTACGGAAGTCCTCGAATCATATGGAAGTGGATTTGGTGACGACGCTGACCCGCCCGCATAG
- a CDS encoding long-chain-fatty-acid--CoA ligase, whose translation MHPTVGDTLEQTVKRHPDRDAIVYPRKDQQWTYAEFDERVNRLANALAGLGVEKGDRVATVLYNGSEMAVAVYACAKLGAVFTPLNYRLSAEEVRFAVDDAGAQTLLFEAETRDAVEGAKPDLSTVENYVFIDDETPDYASNFYELVERGSPHTPATTVAEDDAYAFIYTSGTTGQPKGVVHEHREMVEHNLLCIAELNITRHDVGLTVLPMYHCAELHAMLFSRIARGATNVIHHEFDAPNALRAIENHDVSLLFAAPTVWNALAQGAKEIDADTSSLRVGLYGAAPMPEQVLKDCMEQLCEDYVQAYGMTEMGPCAVFQSPEDQLTKQGCAGLPALNHEVRVVEADADPTEEVDQGDIGEILIAGPTTMREYWNRPEATAQSLREADGTEWYYTGDLGYLDDDGYLWVVDRKDDMIISGGENVYPTEVEDVLFSHQAVEEAAVIGEPDDEWGERVVAYVVGDATADELDDYLRTGDALADFKRPREYYSVDELPKNPSGKIQKFKLRNDES comes from the coding sequence ATGCATCCAACGGTAGGTGATACCCTGGAACAGACTGTCAAACGACATCCGGACCGCGACGCCATCGTCTACCCGCGGAAGGATCAGCAATGGACCTACGCAGAGTTCGACGAACGAGTCAATCGGCTCGCGAACGCGCTCGCCGGCCTGGGAGTCGAGAAGGGTGACCGCGTCGCGACAGTGCTGTACAACGGCTCGGAGATGGCGGTGGCCGTGTACGCGTGTGCGAAACTCGGCGCCGTCTTCACGCCACTCAACTACCGACTGTCTGCCGAGGAAGTCCGGTTCGCCGTCGACGACGCTGGAGCCCAGACACTGCTTTTCGAAGCCGAGACGCGCGACGCAGTCGAAGGCGCGAAACCCGACCTATCCACCGTTGAGAACTACGTGTTCATCGACGATGAGACCCCTGACTACGCCAGTAATTTCTACGAATTGGTTGAGCGGGGGAGTCCACACACGCCCGCGACCACCGTAGCGGAAGACGACGCCTACGCGTTCATCTACACGTCTGGGACGACGGGGCAACCGAAAGGCGTCGTCCACGAACACCGGGAGATGGTTGAGCACAATTTGCTCTGCATCGCCGAACTGAACATCACTCGCCACGACGTTGGCCTCACCGTCCTCCCGATGTACCACTGCGCGGAACTCCACGCGATGCTGTTCAGTCGCATCGCCCGTGGTGCGACGAACGTAATCCACCACGAGTTCGACGCACCGAACGCGCTACGAGCCATCGAAAACCACGACGTGAGCCTGCTGTTCGCTGCACCGACCGTGTGGAACGCCCTCGCCCAAGGCGCCAAGGAAATAGACGCAGACACGTCGTCACTACGGGTCGGGCTCTACGGCGCCGCGCCGATGCCAGAACAGGTGCTCAAGGACTGCATGGAACAACTCTGCGAGGACTACGTGCAGGCGTATGGTATGACCGAAATGGGGCCCTGCGCAGTGTTCCAATCACCGGAAGACCAGCTCACCAAACAGGGGTGTGCGGGACTGCCAGCACTTAACCACGAGGTCCGTGTCGTCGAAGCGGACGCCGACCCCACCGAGGAAGTCGACCAGGGAGACATCGGTGAGATTCTCATCGCCGGCCCGACGACGATGCGAGAGTACTGGAACCGGCCCGAGGCCACCGCCCAGTCACTCCGCGAGGCCGACGGCACGGAGTGGTACTACACGGGCGACCTCGGTTACCTTGACGACGACGGCTACCTCTGGGTGGTCGACCGGAAGGACGACATGATTATCTCTGGCGGCGAGAACGTCTACCCGACCGAGGTCGAGGACGTCCTGTTCTCTCACCAGGCAGTGGAGGAAGCGGCCGTTATCGGCGAACCGGACGACGAGTGGGGCGAACGAGTCGTCGCCTACGTCGTCGGCGACGCCACCGCAGACGAACTCGACGACTACCTCCGCACGGGCGACGCGCTCGCTGACTTCAAGCGGCCCCGTGAGTACTATTCCGTCGACGAACTCCCGAAAAATCCGAGCGGAAAGATCCAGAAGTTCAAGCTTCGGAACGACGAGTCGTAG
- a CDS encoding enoyl-CoA hydratase/isomerase family protein, which produces MSETTYDNIRVESNGNTTTVTLARPEHLNSLTPAMNEELREVVTELINDDGVRCIVLRGAGDAFCAGADLSRFDGSPQDEPIIRQLASTLHETILRLHRAEKPVVVGVDGSAAGAGFGLALAGDIVIVSDAARFEFAYPRVGLTGDGGSTYFLPRLVGLRRAKEIVLLDEPIEAERAVELGIGTEVVAVDDFDERLTEMASRLADGPTAAFGRVKRLVTEGFDRRLEEQLAAETDAIAKVTRTEDYASGHAAFYGDDDPDFVGR; this is translated from the coding sequence ATGTCCGAGACGACCTACGACAACATCCGAGTCGAAAGCAACGGAAACACGACCACCGTGACGCTCGCTCGACCAGAACACTTGAATTCACTGACGCCCGCGATGAACGAGGAACTCCGCGAAGTGGTGACAGAACTCATCAACGACGATGGAGTTCGCTGCATCGTTCTCCGGGGTGCAGGTGACGCCTTCTGTGCCGGTGCCGACCTCAGCCGATTCGACGGTAGCCCGCAGGACGAACCCATCATTCGGCAGCTTGCGTCGACGCTCCACGAGACGATTCTCCGCCTTCACCGAGCCGAGAAGCCGGTAGTAGTCGGCGTCGACGGGAGCGCCGCCGGCGCGGGGTTCGGACTCGCTCTCGCTGGTGACATCGTGATTGTTAGCGACGCAGCGCGGTTCGAATTCGCCTATCCACGCGTGGGGCTCACTGGTGACGGCGGTTCGACGTACTTCCTGCCGCGGCTAGTCGGCCTCCGGCGTGCGAAGGAGATTGTGCTACTCGACGAACCGATCGAGGCCGAGCGAGCGGTGGAACTCGGCATCGGCACCGAAGTCGTCGCCGTGGACGACTTCGACGAGCGGCTGACCGAGATGGCGTCTCGACTCGCTGACGGCCCTACAGCGGCGTTCGGTCGCGTGAAGCGACTCGTAACCGAGGGGTTCGACCGCCGACTCGAGGAACAGTTGGCCGCCGAGACTGACGCGATTGCGAAGGTGACCCGGACGGAGGATTACGCCAGCGGCCACGCTGCGTTCTACGGTGACGACGACCCCGATTTCGTCGGTCGATAG
- a CDS encoding thiolase family protein, with protein MQDAYVVDAVRTPLGKRNGSFRDTHPQDLAAKPLRELEARNGFDGSETVEDVIYGCVTPVGEQGSNIGRIAPMVAGWGDSVPGVQLNRMCGSGQQAANFAAGQIRGGMHDVLVAGGVEHMTRVPMASDTASPEHSYADPENVTETYFEYFDELTTQGEGAERIADQWGFDRADVDEIAVDSQTRWGEAAEAGKYDDQVVSVETTVGGEPVTIERDEHPRPETDAETLRDLPLVFREEGEGVVHAGNASGIVDGASALLVASESACETRGWDPMVRIVDTHVVGVDPKTMLTGPIPATREILDDNDLSVGDIDRFEVNEAFASVVLAWLAETGADWERTNVWGGAIAHGHPLGATGSVLLGKLAAQLEDCRGRYGLCTMCIGFGQGIATLVERV; from the coding sequence ATGCAGGACGCGTACGTAGTTGACGCGGTGCGGACGCCGCTCGGGAAGCGTAACGGGTCGTTCCGCGATACCCACCCGCAGGACCTCGCTGCGAAGCCGCTGCGCGAACTCGAAGCGCGCAACGGCTTCGACGGGAGCGAAACCGTTGAGGACGTCATCTATGGGTGCGTGACGCCGGTCGGCGAACAGGGCAGCAATATCGGGCGAATCGCGCCGATGGTTGCGGGCTGGGGTGACAGCGTGCCGGGCGTCCAGCTCAATCGGATGTGCGGATCCGGCCAGCAGGCCGCGAACTTCGCGGCCGGCCAAATCCGCGGCGGGATGCACGACGTGCTCGTGGCCGGCGGCGTCGAGCACATGACGCGGGTGCCGATGGCAAGTGACACGGCCTCCCCGGAGCACAGCTACGCCGATCCCGAAAACGTCACTGAGACGTACTTCGAGTACTTCGATGAACTAACCACTCAGGGCGAGGGCGCCGAGCGCATCGCCGACCAGTGGGGGTTCGACCGCGCCGACGTGGACGAGATTGCGGTCGACTCCCAGACGCGGTGGGGCGAGGCCGCCGAGGCCGGAAAGTACGACGACCAGGTCGTCTCCGTCGAGACAACGGTCGGCGGGGAGCCGGTGACCATCGAGCGCGACGAGCACCCGCGCCCGGAGACTGACGCCGAGACGCTGCGCGACCTGCCCCTTGTGTTCCGCGAGGAGGGCGAGGGCGTCGTCCACGCGGGCAACGCGTCGGGCATCGTCGACGGCGCGTCGGCGCTTCTGGTCGCGTCGGAGTCTGCCTGCGAGACGCGTGGCTGGGATCCGATGGTCCGCATCGTCGATACGCACGTCGTCGGCGTGGACCCGAAGACGATGCTGACCGGGCCGATTCCGGCGACTCGCGAGATTCTCGATGACAACGACCTGTCCGTCGGGGACATCGACCGCTTCGAAGTGAATGAGGCGTTCGCGTCCGTCGTCCTCGCGTGGCTGGCCGAGACCGGCGCCGACTGGGAGCGGACGAACGTCTGGGGCGGCGCCATCGCGCACGGCCACCCGCTCGGGGCGACCGGCAGCGTGCTGCTGGGGAAGCTCGCTGCCCAACTGGAAGACTGTCGCGGCCGGTACGGGCTTTGCACGATGTGTATCGGCTTCGGGCAGGGAATTGCCACGCTCGTCGAGCGCGTCTGA
- a CDS encoding ABC transporter permease yields the protein MSLLSRFPSALMAWRNLGRNRVRTALAALGIVIGVVSIASLGMAGVAINQQATSQLGDIGNEVTITAGDDSPEDGVTQEQLDEIEGLVTDAAVVEQKTNDTDVSSRGEDVRVSVTGVTEANELYDVSSGEAPVRLRTGALLSNSTAQELGLGLGDPVEYDGQLYRIRGLIESQNSFGFGGGQLVLPLSALSDQDNYDAVTVVAAGGDAATTIGDRLDAHFNTYGRNEEETLSIRTNAEIQDGINSFMNTLELALLGIGSISLFVASVAILNVMLMSTVERRGEIGVLRAVGIRRGEVLRMILTEAAFLGVLGGLVGALGSLGVGFLLFSVLTGDAMSVLAWESSRYLIYGFAFAIGASVLSGLYPAWKAANDSPVEALRG from the coding sequence ATGAGTCTGCTGTCACGGTTTCCGAGCGCCCTGATGGCGTGGCGCAATCTTGGCCGAAACCGGGTTCGGACGGCCCTCGCAGCACTCGGTATCGTCATCGGTGTAGTATCAATCGCGTCGCTAGGCATGGCTGGTGTCGCAATCAATCAACAGGCAACCTCGCAATTGGGTGATATCGGGAACGAGGTGACGATTACGGCAGGCGATGACAGTCCCGAGGACGGCGTCACGCAGGAACAGCTTGACGAGATTGAAGGCCTTGTGACCGATGCTGCGGTCGTCGAACAGAAAACAAATGACACCGATGTTTCTTCGAGAGGGGAGGACGTCCGGGTGAGCGTGACGGGAGTGACAGAGGCAAACGAGCTGTATGACGTGTCTTCTGGAGAGGCCCCAGTTCGGTTGCGGACTGGCGCCTTGCTCTCGAACAGTACTGCCCAAGAACTGGGACTTGGACTTGGCGATCCAGTTGAATACGATGGTCAGCTCTATCGAATTCGGGGCCTAATTGAATCCCAGAACAGCTTTGGGTTCGGTGGCGGACAGCTCGTGTTACCGTTGTCAGCGCTGTCCGATCAGGACAACTATGATGCAGTCACAGTTGTTGCTGCAGGTGGTGACGCAGCAACGACAATCGGTGACCGGCTTGACGCCCATTTCAACACGTACGGACGAAACGAGGAAGAAACCCTGAGTATTCGGACAAACGCCGAGATTCAAGATGGGATTAACTCATTCATGAATACTCTTGAGTTAGCTCTTCTTGGGATTGGGTCAATTTCGTTGTTCGTCGCGAGCGTCGCGATTCTGAATGTGATGTTAATGAGTACGGTTGAACGGCGTGGTGAGATTGGGGTGCTTCGGGCGGTTGGCATCCGACGCGGCGAGGTTCTCCGAATGATTCTCACCGAAGCGGCATTCCTCGGTGTACTTGGCGGGCTCGTCGGTGCACTCGGTTCCCTGGGTGTTGGCTTTCTTCTGTTTAGTGTGCTCACTGGCGACGCGATGAGTGTGTTGGCGTGGGAAAGCTCTCGATATCTCATCTATGGATTCGCGTTCGCTATTGGCGCGAGTGTACTCAGTGGTCTCTACCCCGCGTGGAAAGCAGCTAATGATTCGCCTGTTGAGGCGCTTCGAGGTTGA
- a CDS encoding ABC transporter ATP-binding protein: protein MSVIQLEDVVKRYESGAETVEALKGVNFHADRGEMVTVVGPSGSGKSTMLNLIGLLDSPTDGSVFLDGRDVTDFTEDERTEERRAELGFVFQSFHLLPMLTAVENVELPSMWDTTVDRHDRAVELLKRVSLGDRLKHTPKQLSGGQQQRVAIARSLINQPDILLADEPTGNLDQETGRTILDEMTRLKDEENIAIVAITHDEQLEQYADRVVRIVDGVIQS, encoded by the coding sequence ATGAGTGTCATTCAACTGGAGGATGTCGTCAAGCGCTATGAGAGTGGTGCTGAAACAGTTGAAGCCCTGAAAGGCGTTAACTTCCACGCCGATCGCGGGGAGATGGTTACTGTCGTCGGTCCATCTGGATCCGGAAAAAGCACGATGCTCAACCTGATCGGCTTACTAGATTCACCGACGGATGGGTCCGTGTTTCTCGATGGACGAGATGTGACTGACTTTACTGAGGACGAACGCACCGAAGAACGACGAGCAGAACTGGGCTTCGTCTTTCAATCGTTCCACCTGCTGCCGATGCTCACCGCTGTCGAGAACGTCGAACTCCCATCGATGTGGGATACTACTGTTGACCGCCATGATCGCGCCGTTGAGTTGTTGAAACGGGTTAGCCTTGGTGATCGGCTCAAGCATACGCCGAAGCAACTTTCCGGCGGCCAGCAACAACGGGTTGCAATTGCTCGCTCGCTCATCAACCAGCCAGATATTCTACTTGCTGACGAGCCAACTGGAAACCTTGACCAAGAGACAGGCCGGACGATTCTTGACGAGATGACGCGACTCAAGGACGAGGAAAATATCGCCATCGTTGCGATCACACACGACGAGCAACTAGAGCAGTATGCAGACCGAGTTGTTCGTATCGTTGATGGAGTGATTCAGTCATGA
- a CDS encoding tyrosine-type recombinase/integrase translates to MPDDDAIPRVDGLETALQARLNALTPRYRQNTETVIRNFANFLEDERDVDALEDVTVTDCRRWTQYLRDGAESGLSASSAHTYYGIARATFGWWVRDRRLTSNPMEAASVEEELPNDNGNADRQYWDDDARDQLLSFVDDRAHDALEHEDADAEKAFRERTLVYLLADTGVRGAEILSVSRDDRRNGVRWTDVDLDAGVLEVLGKSGNRELVSMPGPTIAKLERHHQLVESPEAWPVIPTADAATKYRAVRSELIDERGRDPDAVEALLDKQDVDVVLRNEEIAAPSLTTEGARTVLKRLCDAADIDVDGGYLKPHGGRRALGDALYRETPSAAQEVLRHQSIETTHESYREVNTEELAEDIENVRYENE, encoded by the coding sequence ATGCCTGACGACGACGCCATCCCTAGGGTTGATGGCCTCGAAACCGCACTCCAAGCCCGCCTCAACGCGCTCACACCCCGATATCGACAGAATACCGAGACGGTCATCCGGAACTTCGCGAACTTCCTCGAGGACGAACGCGACGTCGACGCGCTCGAAGACGTCACCGTCACGGACTGCCGACGCTGGACACAGTACCTCAGAGACGGCGCTGAGAGCGGGCTGTCGGCGTCCTCAGCGCATACCTACTACGGGATTGCCCGCGCCACCTTCGGCTGGTGGGTCCGCGACAGACGCCTCACATCGAACCCGATGGAGGCCGCCAGCGTCGAAGAAGAACTCCCCAACGACAACGGCAACGCTGATAGACAATACTGGGACGACGACGCTCGCGACCAGCTTCTCTCGTTCGTCGACGACCGCGCCCACGACGCCCTCGAACACGAGGACGCCGATGCTGAGAAAGCCTTCCGGGAACGCACGCTCGTGTACTTACTCGCGGATACAGGCGTTCGCGGCGCCGAAATCCTCAGCGTGAGCCGGGACGACCGCCGCAACGGCGTCCGCTGGACGGACGTCGATCTGGACGCCGGCGTGCTGGAAGTTCTCGGGAAGTCCGGCAACAGGGAACTCGTGTCAATGCCCGGCCCGACTATCGCGAAGCTCGAACGCCATCACCAACTCGTCGAGTCGCCTGAGGCGTGGCCGGTCATCCCGACCGCCGACGCCGCCACGAAGTATCGCGCTGTTCGCAGCGAACTCATCGACGAGCGCGGCCGGGACCCCGACGCGGTCGAGGCGCTGCTGGACAAGCAAGACGTCGATGTGGTGTTGCGCAACGAGGAGATCGCGGCGCCATCCCTCACGACCGAGGGCGCGCGCACCGTCCTCAAACGACTGTGCGATGCTGCTGATATCGACGTCGACGGCGGATACTTGAAGCCGCATGGTGGCCGGCGGGCCCTCGGAGACGCCCTCTACCGGGAGACGCCGTCGGCTGCCCAAGAGGTGCTACGCCACCAGTCCATCGAGACGACCCACGAAAGCTATCGCGAAGTGAATACAGAGGAGTTGGCAGAGGATATCGAGAACGTCCGCTACGAAAACGAGTGA